Proteins from a genomic interval of Streptomyces fodineus:
- the tal gene encoding transaldolase codes for MITVTEAIATPGALKRLADEGVSIWLDDLSRKRITSGSLAELVASGSAVGVTTNPSIFQAAIGSGEGYEEQLTDLAVRGVTVDEAVRMMTTADVRDAADILRDVYDATNGRDGRVSIEVDPRLAHRTTATVAEAKQLAWLVDRPNVMIKIPATRAGLPAITEVIGLGISVNVTLIFSLERYREVMAAYLAGLEKARERGIDLSAIHSVASFFVSRVDTEIDKRLTALGTDEALALKGRAALANARLAYEAYEEVFASDRWLALAGDKANKQRPLWASTGVKDPAYKDTLYVDELVAPGTVNTMPEVTLDAVADHGEITGDTVTGGYAQAHADLAAVERLGISYGEVVQQLEDEGVGKFEAAWQELLDAVATSLKSKGVDAR; via the coding sequence ATGATCACTGTGACCGAAGCAATCGCGACCCCGGGAGCCCTCAAGCGCCTCGCCGACGAGGGCGTGTCGATCTGGCTCGACGACCTGTCGCGCAAGCGGATCACCTCGGGCAGCCTCGCCGAGCTCGTGGCGAGCGGAAGCGCCGTCGGTGTCACCACGAACCCGTCCATCTTCCAGGCCGCCATAGGTTCCGGCGAGGGCTACGAGGAGCAGCTCACCGACCTCGCCGTACGCGGTGTGACCGTGGACGAGGCCGTACGGATGATGACGACCGCCGACGTGCGCGACGCCGCCGACATCCTGCGTGACGTGTACGACGCCACGAACGGCCGGGACGGCCGCGTCTCCATCGAGGTCGACCCGCGCCTCGCCCACCGGACGACGGCGACCGTCGCCGAGGCCAAGCAGCTCGCCTGGCTCGTCGACCGTCCCAACGTGATGATCAAGATCCCGGCGACCAGGGCGGGCCTGCCGGCGATCACCGAGGTCATCGGGCTCGGCATCAGCGTCAACGTGACGCTGATCTTCTCCCTGGAGCGCTACCGCGAGGTCATGGCCGCCTACCTGGCAGGCCTGGAGAAGGCCCGCGAGCGCGGCATCGACCTGTCGGCCATCCACTCGGTGGCGTCCTTCTTCGTCTCCCGTGTGGACACCGAGATCGACAAGCGGCTGACCGCCCTCGGCACCGACGAGGCCCTCGCCCTCAAGGGCCGCGCGGCCCTCGCCAACGCCCGCCTCGCCTACGAGGCGTACGAGGAGGTCTTCGCCTCCGACCGCTGGCTGGCGCTCGCCGGGGACAAGGCGAACAAGCAGCGCCCGCTGTGGGCGTCCACGGGTGTGAAGGACCCGGCCTACAAGGACACCCTGTACGTGGACGAGCTGGTCGCGCCGGGCACCGTCAACACCATGCCGGAGGTCACCCTCGACGCCGTCGCCGACCACGGCGAGATCACCGGCGACACGGTGACCGGCGGCTACGCGCAGGCCCACGCCGACCTGGCCGCCGTGGAGCGGCTCGGCATCTCCTACGGCGAGGTCGTCCAGCAGCTGGAGGACGAGGGCGTCGGCAAGTTCGAGGCGGCCTGGCAGGAACTGCTGGACGCCGTGGCGACGTCCTTGAAGAGCAAGGGAGTTGACGCCCGATGA
- the gnd gene encoding phosphogluconate dehydrogenase (NAD(+)-dependent, decarboxylating): MQLGLIGLGKMGGNMRERIRRAGHTVIGYDRNPEVSDVKSLAELVEKLDAPRHVWVMVPAGTATQTVIDELGDLLEPGDTVIDGGNSRWTDDEKHAAALGIKGIGFVDAGVSGGVWGLENGYALMVGGDKGHVEPLKPIFEALKPEGPYGYVHAGRVGAGHFSKMVHNGIEYAMMQAYAEGWELLEKVHSVENVREVFRSWQEGTVIRSWLLDLAVNALDEDEHLQKLRGYAEDSGEGRWTVEAAIDNAVPLPAITASLFARFASRQDDSPQMKMIAALRNQFGGHAVEKKD, translated from the coding sequence ATGCAGCTCGGTCTCATCGGTCTCGGCAAGATGGGCGGCAACATGCGCGAGCGGATCCGCCGCGCCGGCCACACCGTCATCGGCTACGACCGCAACCCCGAGGTCTCCGACGTCAAGTCCCTCGCCGAACTGGTCGAGAAGCTGGACGCGCCGCGCCATGTGTGGGTGATGGTCCCGGCCGGCACCGCCACGCAGACCGTCATCGACGAGCTCGGCGACCTGCTGGAGCCCGGCGACACGGTGATCGACGGCGGCAACTCCCGCTGGACGGACGACGAGAAGCACGCCGCCGCGCTCGGCATCAAGGGCATCGGCTTCGTCGACGCCGGTGTCTCCGGCGGTGTGTGGGGCCTGGAGAACGGCTACGCGCTCATGGTCGGCGGCGACAAGGGGCATGTGGAGCCGCTGAAGCCGATCTTCGAGGCGCTCAAGCCGGAGGGCCCGTACGGCTATGTCCACGCGGGCCGGGTCGGTGCCGGGCACTTCTCCAAGATGGTCCACAACGGCATCGAGTACGCCATGATGCAGGCCTACGCCGAGGGCTGGGAGCTGCTGGAGAAGGTCCACTCGGTGGAGAACGTCCGCGAGGTGTTCCGCTCCTGGCAGGAGGGCACCGTCATCCGCTCCTGGCTGCTGGACCTCGCGGTCAACGCCCTGGACGAGGACGAGCACCTGCAGAAGCTGCGCGGCTACGCGGAGGACTCCGGAGAGGGCCGCTGGACCGTCGAGGCGGCCATCGACAACGCCGTACCGCTGCCCGCGATCACGGCCTCTCTCTTCGCCCGGTTCGCCTCCCGGCAGGACGACTCGCCGCAGATGAAGATGATCGCGGCGCTGCGCAACCAGTTCGGCGGCCACGCGGTCGAGAAGAAGGACTGA
- the opcA gene encoding glucose-6-phosphate dehydrogenase assembly protein OpcA: MKIDLTDTTASKINKALVQGRRAIGTPAVGMVLTMVIVTDEENAYDSIKAAEDASHEHPMRTLVVIKRHVRTLRDRTHSRLDAEVRVGSEAGTGETVVLRTYGEVSEHADSVVLPLLLPDAPVVVWWPVDAPDAPSEDPLGALAQRRITDLYAFERPMEVLQTRARNYAPGDTDLAWTRLTLWRSMLAAALDQARVRITSAAVEAEGDNPSAELLARWLEARLKVSVERVVTAGPVVTAVRLGTQNGEIRIDRPEGPLATLSLPGQPPRTLALKVRPTSELIAEELRRLDADEMYAIALKGEAAKENA; this comes from the coding sequence ATGAAGATCGACCTGACCGACACCACGGCAAGCAAGATCAACAAGGCGCTGGTGCAGGGCCGCCGCGCCATCGGCACCCCGGCCGTGGGCATGGTCCTGACGATGGTCATCGTCACGGACGAGGAGAACGCCTACGACTCGATCAAGGCCGCCGAGGACGCCTCGCACGAGCACCCCATGCGGACCCTGGTCGTCATCAAGCGGCACGTGCGCACCCTGCGCGACCGCACCCACTCCCGGCTGGACGCCGAGGTCCGGGTCGGCTCCGAGGCCGGCACCGGCGAGACCGTCGTCCTGCGCACCTACGGCGAGGTGTCCGAGCACGCCGACTCGGTCGTGCTGCCGCTGCTGCTGCCGGACGCGCCCGTCGTCGTGTGGTGGCCGGTGGACGCGCCCGACGCCCCGTCGGAGGATCCGCTCGGCGCGCTCGCCCAGCGCCGGATCACCGACCTGTACGCGTTCGAGCGGCCGATGGAGGTCCTGCAGACCCGCGCCCGCAACTACGCGCCCGGCGACACCGACCTCGCCTGGACCCGGCTCACGCTGTGGCGGTCCATGCTGGCCGCCGCCCTGGACCAGGCCCGCGTGCGGATCACGTCGGCCGCCGTCGAGGCCGAGGGGGACAATCCCAGCGCCGAGCTGCTGGCCCGCTGGCTGGAGGCCCGCCTGAAGGTGTCCGTGGAGCGCGTGGTCACCGCCGGACCGGTCGTCACCGCCGTACGGCTGGGCACCCAGAACGGCGAGATCCGCATCGACCGCCCCGAGGGCCCCCTCGCCACGCTGTCCCTGCCCGGCCAGCCCCCGCGCACCCTGGCCCTGAAGGTCCGCCCCACCTCCGAACTCATCGCCGAGGAACTGCGCCGCCTCGACGCCGACGAGATGTACGCCATCGCCCTCAAGGGCGAGGCCGCCAAGGAGAACGCCTGA
- the pgi gene encoding glucose-6-phosphate isomerase: MAQPEFPKLSNRPEWAALADHRAEGQPHLRELFAADPGRAERYALRVGDLYIDYSKHLITDETLALLQELAAATGVFALRDAMFRGEKINVTEQRAVLHTALRAPRDAVIEVDGENVAPKVHAVLDKMADFAGKVRSGEWTGHTGKRIRNVVNIGIGGSDLGPAMAYEVLRPYTARELTFRFVSNVDGADLHEATRDLDPAETLFIVASKTFTTIETITNATSARTWLLDGLGGEEKAVARHFVALSTNAEKVTGFGIDPDNMFEFWDWVGGRYSYDSAIGLSLMIAIGPDRFREMLDGFRLMDDHFRTAPAEANAPLLLGLLGIWYGNFHDAQSHAVLPYSHYLSKFTAYLQQLDMESNGKSVQRDGEPVDWQTGPVVWGTPGTNGQHAYYQLIHQGTKLVPADFIGFARPVDELSGELKAQHDLLMANFFAQTQALAFGKTAEEVRAEGVPEEQVAHRTFRGDHPTTTILAGELTPSVLGQLIALYEHKVFVQGAVWNIDSFDQWGVELGKVLAKRVEPALTEGADVPGLDPSTTALVAAYRTLKNAQEVN, from the coding sequence ATGGCACAGCCCGAGTTCCCCAAGCTCAGCAACCGGCCCGAGTGGGCGGCCCTCGCCGACCACCGCGCCGAGGGGCAGCCGCACCTGCGCGAGCTGTTCGCGGCGGACCCCGGCCGCGCCGAGCGGTATGCGCTACGGGTCGGCGACCTGTACATCGACTACAGCAAGCACCTGATCACCGACGAGACCCTGGCCCTGCTCCAGGAACTCGCCGCCGCCACCGGCGTGTTCGCGCTGCGGGACGCCATGTTCCGCGGCGAGAAGATCAACGTCACCGAGCAGCGGGCGGTGCTGCACACCGCGCTGCGCGCCCCGCGGGACGCGGTGATCGAGGTCGACGGCGAGAACGTCGCCCCGAAGGTGCACGCCGTCCTGGACAAGATGGCCGACTTCGCCGGCAAGGTCCGCTCGGGTGAGTGGACCGGCCACACCGGCAAGCGGATCCGGAACGTCGTCAACATCGGCATCGGCGGCTCCGACCTCGGCCCCGCGATGGCCTACGAGGTGCTGCGCCCGTACACCGCACGGGAGTTGACGTTCCGGTTCGTGTCGAACGTGGACGGCGCCGACCTGCACGAGGCCACCCGTGACCTGGACCCGGCGGAGACCTTGTTCATCGTCGCGTCCAAGACGTTCACGACGATCGAGACGATCACCAATGCCACCTCGGCGCGCACATGGCTGCTCGACGGACTGGGGGGCGAGGAGAAGGCTGTCGCCCGGCACTTCGTGGCGCTGTCCACGAACGCCGAGAAGGTGACCGGGTTCGGCATCGACCCGGACAACATGTTCGAGTTCTGGGACTGGGTCGGCGGCCGGTACTCGTACGACTCCGCGATCGGCCTGTCCCTGATGATCGCCATCGGCCCGGACCGGTTCCGGGAGATGCTCGACGGCTTCCGGCTGATGGACGACCACTTCCGCACCGCGCCCGCCGAGGCCAACGCCCCACTGCTGCTGGGCCTGTTGGGCATCTGGTACGGCAACTTCCACGACGCCCAGTCGCACGCGGTGCTGCCGTACAGCCACTACCTGTCGAAGTTCACCGCCTACCTCCAGCAGCTGGACATGGAGTCCAACGGCAAGTCGGTGCAGCGCGACGGCGAGCCGGTGGACTGGCAGACCGGGCCGGTCGTGTGGGGCACGCCGGGCACCAACGGGCAGCACGCCTATTACCAGTTGATCCACCAGGGCACCAAGCTCGTCCCGGCGGACTTCATCGGCTTCGCGCGGCCCGTCGACGAGCTGAGCGGTGAACTCAAGGCTCAGCACGACCTGTTGATGGCCAACTTCTTCGCCCAGACCCAGGCGCTGGCCTTCGGCAAGACTGCCGAGGAGGTCCGCGCGGAGGGCGTCCCGGAGGAGCAGGTCGCGCACCGCACCTTCCGCGGCGACCACCCCACCACCACGATCCTCGCCGGCGAGCTGACGCCGTCCGTGCTCGGCCAGCTGATCGCCCTCTACGAGCACAAGGTGTTCGTGCAGGGCGCGGTGTGGAACATCGACTCCTTCGACCAGTGGGGCGTGGAACTCGGCAAGGTCCTCGCCAAGCGCGTCGAACCCGCCCTCACCGAGGGTGCCGACGTGCCCGGTCTCGACCCGTCCACCACGGCCCTCGTCGCCGCCTACCGCACCCTCAAGAACGCTCAGGAAGTGAACTGA
- a CDS encoding helix-turn-helix domain-containing protein: MADRTPQGEGPRAGGEGIRTFPFPTELAVGGVGMQVGPMGTERTWHADAPLHRVHRIDFHVVMLFTGGPVRHMIDFAEYEAGAGDLLWIRPGQVHRFSPESVYRGTVLTMQPGFLPRATVEATGLYRYDLPPLLHPDPAQLTALQAALDQLRREYEDTATLPLSLHTAVLRHALAAFLLRLAHLAASTAQGGRQQTDSTFTRFRDAVEHGFATNHSVSAYADALGYSRRTLVRAVRAATGETPKGFIDKRVVLEAKRLLAHTDMPIGRVGAAVGFPDAANFTKFFHLHTGQTPVAFRAELR, encoded by the coding sequence ATGGCTGACAGAACGCCCCAAGGCGAGGGGCCACGTGCGGGTGGCGAGGGCATCAGAACCTTCCCCTTCCCGACCGAACTGGCCGTCGGCGGCGTCGGCATGCAGGTCGGCCCGATGGGAACCGAGCGCACCTGGCACGCCGACGCCCCCCTGCACCGCGTGCACCGCATCGACTTCCACGTCGTCATGCTGTTCACCGGCGGCCCCGTACGGCACATGATCGACTTCGCCGAGTACGAGGCCGGCGCCGGCGACCTGCTGTGGATCCGCCCCGGACAGGTCCACCGCTTCTCCCCCGAGAGCGTGTACCGCGGAACCGTCCTGACCATGCAGCCCGGCTTCCTCCCGCGTGCCACCGTCGAGGCCACCGGCCTGTACCGCTACGACCTCCCGCCCCTGCTGCACCCAGACCCGGCCCAGCTCACGGCCCTCCAGGCCGCCCTCGACCAGCTGCGGCGCGAGTACGAGGACACCGCCACGCTCCCGCTCAGCCTGCACACCGCCGTCCTCAGGCACGCCCTCGCCGCGTTCCTGCTGCGCCTCGCACACCTCGCGGCGAGCACCGCACAGGGCGGCCGGCAGCAGACGGACAGTACGTTCACCCGCTTCCGGGACGCCGTCGAGCACGGCTTCGCCACCAACCACAGCGTCAGTGCCTACGCCGACGCCCTCGGCTACTCCCGCCGTACCCTCGTCCGGGCCGTGCGCGCCGCCACCGGCGAGACCCCCAAGGGCTTCATCGACAAACGCGTCGTCCTGGAGGCCAAGCGCCTCCTCGCCCACACGGACATGCCGATCGGCCGCGTCGGGGCGGCGGTGGGCTTCCCCGACGCGGCGAACTTCACCAAGTTCTTCCATCTGCACACCGGGCAGACGCCGGTGGCGTTCCGGGCGGAACTGCGCTGA
- a CDS encoding glycoside hydrolase family 16 protein: MSDTSGIPRPRPLRRALLAAVATLGLAVAVATAATAPASATAPTPPSGWTQVFLDDFNGAAGSGVDTSNWQYDTGTSYPGGAANWGTGEVESMTSGTNNVALDGNGDLLITPRRDASGTWTSGRIETTRTDFQPPAGGKLRVAARIQMPDVTGDAAAGYWPAFWMLGAPYRGNYQNWPSVGELDVMENVQGLNKTWATMHCGTNPGGPCNETTGLGNSTACPGSTCQSGFHTYTMEWDRSVSPEAIRFYVDGLNYQTVTANQVDATTWTNATNHGFFVILNVAMGGGFPGAFGGGPTGATEPGHPMVVDYVQVLQSAGSGGGTTPPPPGNRDAYSAVQAESYDGQSGISTETTSDTGGGQDIGWIANGDWALYKGVNFGSTPATQFYARVASGAAGGVSGLVEVRLDSRSNAPIGSFAVGNTGGWQSWRTIPANIGSVTGTHDVYLTFTSGQPSDFVNVNWFDFGH, translated from the coding sequence ATGAGCGATACCTCCGGCATACCCAGACCCCGCCCCCTGCGGCGCGCGCTCCTCGCCGCCGTCGCCACACTCGGCCTGGCGGTGGCGGTCGCCACGGCCGCCACCGCACCCGCCAGCGCCACCGCCCCCACCCCTCCCTCGGGCTGGACCCAGGTCTTCCTGGACGACTTCAACGGCGCTGCGGGCTCCGGTGTCGACACGTCCAACTGGCAGTACGACACCGGGACTTCGTACCCGGGCGGTGCCGCGAACTGGGGCACCGGCGAGGTCGAGTCGATGACCTCCGGCACGAACAACGTCGCACTGGACGGCAACGGCGACCTGCTCATCACCCCGCGCCGCGACGCCTCCGGCACCTGGACCTCCGGGCGCATCGAGACCACCCGCACCGACTTCCAGCCCCCGGCCGGCGGCAAGCTGCGCGTGGCGGCCCGTATCCAGATGCCCGATGTGACCGGGGACGCGGCCGCCGGCTACTGGCCCGCGTTCTGGATGCTGGGCGCGCCGTACCGCGGCAACTACCAGAACTGGCCGAGCGTCGGTGAGCTGGACGTCATGGAGAACGTCCAGGGCCTGAACAAGACGTGGGCCACCATGCACTGCGGCACCAACCCGGGCGGGCCGTGCAACGAGACGACCGGACTCGGCAACTCCACGGCGTGCCCGGGCAGCACCTGCCAGTCGGGCTTCCACACCTACACGATGGAGTGGGACCGCTCGGTGAGCCCGGAGGCGATCCGCTTCTACGTCGACGGCCTCAACTACCAGACGGTCACGGCGAACCAGGTGGACGCGACCACCTGGACCAACGCCACGAACCACGGCTTCTTCGTCATCCTGAACGTGGCCATGGGCGGCGGCTTCCCCGGTGCCTTCGGCGGCGGTCCGACCGGCGCCACGGAGCCGGGCCACCCGATGGTCGTCGACTACGTGCAGGTTCTGCAGTCCGCCGGCAGCGGCGGCGGCACCACTCCCCCGCCGCCCGGCAACCGCGACGCCTACAGCGCCGTCCAGGCCGAGTCCTACGACGGTCAATCCGGCATCAGCACCGAGACCACGAGCGACACGGGCGGCGGCCAGGACATCGGCTGGATCGCGAACGGCGACTGGGCGCTGTACAAGGGCGTGAACTTCGGTTCGACACCGGCCACGCAGTTCTACGCCCGGGTGGCGAGCGGCGCGGCCGGCGGTGTCAGCGGACTGGTCGAGGTGCGCCTGGACAGCCGGAGCAACGCCCCCATCGGCAGCTTCGCCGTCGGCAACACCGGGGGCTGGCAGTCCTGGAGGACCATTCCGGCCAACATCGGCTCCGTGACCGGCACCCACGACGTCTATCTGACCTTCACCAGCGGCCAGCCGTCCGACTTCGTGAACGTCAACTGGTTCGACTTCGGCCACTGA
- the zwf gene encoding glucose-6-phosphate dehydrogenase, which translates to MTEHTPAAEAPAPEAVRVPVAPAADWENPLRDARDRRLPRIAGPSGLVIFGVTGDLSRKKLMPAVYDLANRGLLPPGFSLVGFARREWEDQDFAQLVHDAVKEHARTPFREEVWQQLAEGMRFIPGDFDDDTAFKQLKDAVEELDASRGTGGNFAFYLSVPPKFFPKVVQQLKKHGLASPPKGSWRRAVIEKPFGHDLASARELNGIVHDVFEPDQVFRIDHYLGKETVQNILALRFANQMYEPIWNRSYVDHVQITMAEDIGIGGRAGYYDGIGAARDVIQNHLLQLMALTAMEEPIAFDAEALLTEKLKVLKSVRLPDDLGRHTVRGQYAEGWQGGEKVVGYLREEGIDPKSKTDTFAAVKLGIDNRRWAGVPFYLRTGKRLGRRVTEIAVVFKRAPHSPFDSTATEELGQNAIVIRVQPDEGMTVRFGSKVPGTSMEIRDVSMDFAYGESFTESSPEAYERLILDVLLGDANLFPRHQEVEESWKILDPIEEYWAAHGRPAQYASGSWGPREADEMLARDGRSWRRP; encoded by the coding sequence ATGACCGAGCACACACCCGCCGCCGAGGCGCCCGCACCCGAGGCGGTGCGGGTCCCGGTGGCCCCGGCCGCCGACTGGGAGAACCCGCTGCGGGACGCCCGCGACCGCCGGCTCCCCCGGATCGCCGGCCCGTCCGGGCTGGTCATCTTCGGTGTGACCGGTGACCTGTCCCGCAAGAAGCTGATGCCGGCGGTGTACGACCTCGCCAACCGCGGTCTGCTGCCGCCGGGCTTCTCCCTCGTCGGGTTCGCCCGCCGCGAGTGGGAGGACCAGGACTTCGCGCAGCTCGTGCACGACGCGGTGAAGGAGCACGCCCGCACCCCGTTCCGCGAGGAGGTGTGGCAGCAGCTGGCCGAGGGCATGCGGTTCATCCCCGGTGACTTCGACGACGACACCGCGTTCAAGCAGCTGAAGGACGCCGTCGAGGAGCTGGACGCGTCCCGCGGCACCGGCGGCAACTTCGCGTTCTACCTCTCCGTGCCGCCGAAGTTCTTCCCGAAGGTCGTGCAGCAGCTGAAGAAGCACGGCCTGGCGAGCCCGCCGAAGGGTTCCTGGCGGCGCGCGGTCATCGAGAAGCCCTTCGGCCACGACCTGGCCAGCGCCCGCGAGCTGAACGGAATCGTGCACGACGTGTTCGAGCCGGACCAGGTGTTCCGCATCGACCACTACCTCGGCAAGGAGACCGTCCAGAACATCCTGGCGCTGCGCTTCGCCAACCAGATGTACGAGCCGATCTGGAACCGGTCGTACGTCGACCATGTGCAGATCACGATGGCGGAGGACATCGGCATCGGCGGCCGGGCCGGCTACTACGACGGCATCGGCGCCGCCCGTGACGTCATCCAGAACCACCTGCTGCAGCTGATGGCGCTGACCGCCATGGAGGAGCCGATCGCGTTCGACGCGGAGGCGCTGCTCACCGAGAAGCTGAAGGTGCTGAAGTCGGTGCGGCTGCCGGACGACCTCGGCAGGCACACCGTGCGCGGCCAGTACGCGGAAGGCTGGCAGGGCGGCGAGAAGGTGGTCGGCTACCTCCGGGAGGAGGGCATCGACCCGAAGTCGAAGACCGACACCTTCGCCGCGGTCAAGCTGGGCATCGACAACCGCCGCTGGGCGGGCGTCCCCTTCTACCTGCGCACCGGCAAGCGGCTCGGCCGCCGGGTCACCGAGATCGCGGTGGTCTTCAAGCGGGCCCCGCACTCCCCCTTCGACTCCACCGCCACCGAGGAACTCGGCCAGAACGCGATCGTCATCCGCGTCCAGCCCGACGAGGGCATGACCGTGCGGTTCGGCTCGAAGGTGCCGGGCACCTCGATGGAGATCCGGGACGTCTCCATGGACTTCGCCTACGGCGAGTCGTTCACCGAGTCCAGCCCGGAGGCGTACGAGCGGCTCATCCTGGACGTGCTGCTGGGCGACGCGAATTTGTTCCCCCGTCACCAGGAAGTGGAAGAGTCCTGGAAGATCCTCGACCCGATCGAGGAGTACTGGGCGGCGCACGGCAGGCCGGCGCAGTACGCGTCGGGCAGCTGGGGACCGAGGGAAGCGGACGAGATGCTCGCACGAGACGGACGGAGCTGGCGCAGGCCATGA
- the tkt gene encoding transketolase: MTTQTPDGFEWTGLDRRAVDTARLLAADAVQKVGNGHPGTAMSLAPAAYTIFQKVMRHDPADPEWTGRDRFVLSPGHTSLTLYTQLFLSGYEVELDDLKAFRTHGSKTPGHPEYGHTAGVETTTGPLGQGVANAVGMAMAARYERGLFDPEAPEGTSPFDHTIWAIVSDGDLEEGVSAEASSLAGHQKLGNLVFLYDDNHISIEGDTATAFSEDVLKRYEAYGWHTQRVEPTADGDIDVPALYTALRAAQAEPGRPSIIAMRTIIAWPAPNARNTEASHGSALGEAEIAATKRVLGFDPEQTFQVEDDVLRHTRRALDRGAEAHAAWDKRIAEWRTAQPERAELFDRVGKGELPEGWEERIPVFEEGKSVATRAASGKVLQALGPVLPELWGGSADLAGSNNTTIDKTSSFLPKGNPLPEADPYGRTVHFGIREFSMAAEMNGIALHGNTRIYGGTFLVFSDYMRNAVRMAALMQLPVTYVWTHDSIGLGEDGPTHQPVEHLASLRAIPGLNVVRPADANETAVAWAEILKRHAVNPAPHGLALTRQGVPVYAPNEDAAKGGYVLRESSTEVPEVIIIATGSEVHLAVAARERLEAEGIGTRVVSMPSVEWFEEQSREYRERVLPPAVKARVAVEAGIGLTWYRYVGDAGRIVSLEHFGASADAGTLFAEFGFTPENVAAAARESLAAARA, translated from the coding sequence ATGACCACGCAGACTCCCGATGGCTTCGAGTGGACCGGCCTCGACCGGCGTGCCGTGGACACCGCCCGTCTGCTGGCGGCCGACGCGGTGCAGAAGGTGGGCAACGGGCACCCGGGTACGGCGATGAGCCTGGCACCTGCGGCGTACACGATCTTTCAGAAGGTGATGCGTCACGATCCCGCCGATCCCGAGTGGACGGGCCGGGATCGTTTCGTTCTCTCCCCCGGTCACACCTCGCTGACCCTGTACACCCAGCTGTTCCTCTCCGGATACGAGGTGGAGCTGGACGACCTGAAGGCGTTCCGCACGCACGGCTCCAAGACTCCGGGTCACCCCGAGTACGGGCACACCGCGGGCGTCGAGACCACCACCGGTCCGCTCGGGCAGGGTGTGGCCAACGCCGTCGGCATGGCGATGGCGGCCCGCTACGAGCGCGGTCTGTTCGACCCGGAGGCCCCCGAGGGCACCTCCCCGTTCGACCACACCATCTGGGCGATCGTCTCCGACGGCGACCTGGAGGAGGGCGTCTCCGCCGAGGCCTCCTCGCTGGCCGGCCACCAGAAGCTCGGCAACCTGGTGTTCCTCTACGACGACAACCACATCTCCATCGAGGGCGACACCGCGACCGCGTTCTCCGAGGACGTCCTCAAGCGGTACGAGGCCTACGGCTGGCACACCCAGCGCGTCGAGCCCACCGCCGACGGCGACATCGACGTCCCCGCCCTGTACACGGCGCTGCGGGCCGCGCAGGCGGAGCCCGGGCGGCCCTCGATCATCGCGATGCGCACGATCATCGCCTGGCCCGCCCCGAACGCGCGGAACACCGAGGCCTCCCACGGCTCCGCGCTGGGCGAGGCGGAGATCGCCGCCACCAAGCGCGTCCTCGGCTTCGACCCGGAGCAGACCTTCCAGGTCGAGGACGACGTCCTGAGGCACACCCGGCGCGCCCTGGACCGGGGTGCCGAGGCGCACGCGGCCTGGGACAAGCGGATCGCCGAGTGGCGCACCGCGCAGCCGGAGCGCGCCGAGCTGTTCGACCGGGTCGGCAAGGGCGAGCTGCCCGAGGGCTGGGAGGAGAGGATCCCGGTGTTCGAGGAGGGCAAGTCGGTCGCGACCCGTGCCGCCTCCGGCAAGGTGCTGCAGGCCCTCGGCCCGGTGCTCCCCGAGCTGTGGGGCGGCTCGGCCGACCTCGCCGGGTCGAACAACACGACCATCGACAAGACCAGCTCCTTCCTGCCGAAGGGCAACCCCCTCCCCGAAGCCGACCCCTACGGCCGTACCGTGCACTTCGGCATCCGCGAGTTCTCCATGGCCGCGGAGATGAACGGCATCGCCCTGCACGGCAACACCCGGATCTACGGCGGTACGTTCCTCGTCTTCTCCGACTACATGCGCAACGCCGTCCGCATGGCGGCGCTGATGCAGCTGCCGGTGACGTACGTGTGGACGCACGACTCCATCGGTCTCGGCGAGGACGGCCCCACCCACCAGCCGGTCGAGCACCTGGCCTCGCTGCGCGCGATCCCCGGTCTGAACGTCGTCCGCCCGGCCGACGCCAACGAGACCGCGGTGGCCTGGGCCGAGATCCTGAAGAGGCACGCCGTGAACCCCGCCCCGCACGGGCTCGCGCTCACCCGCCAGGGCGTGCCGGTGTACGCGCCGAACGAGGACGCGGCCAAGGGCGGCTATGTGCTGCGCGAGTCCTCGACCGAGGTCCCGGAGGTGATCATCATCGCGACGGGCTCAGAGGTGCACCTGGCCGTGGCCGCGCGCGAGCGACTGGAGGCCGAGGGGATCGGCACGCGCGTGGTCTCGATGCCGTCCGTGGAGTGGTTCGAGGAGCAGTCGCGCGAGTACCGCGAGCGGGTGCTGCCGCCGGCCGTGAAGGCCCGGGTCGCCGTGGAGGCGGGGATCGGTCTGACCTGGTACCGGTACGTGGGCGACGCGGGACGCATCGTCTCCCTCGAACACTTCGGTGCCTCCGCGGACGCGGGGACGCTGTTCGCCGAGTTCGGCTTCACCCCCGAGAACGTCGCCGCGGCGGCCCGCGAATCCCTCGCCGCGGCGCGCGCCTGA